Proteins encoded within one genomic window of Pristiophorus japonicus isolate sPriJap1 chromosome 11, sPriJap1.hap1, whole genome shotgun sequence:
- the scn3b gene encoding sodium channel regulatory subunit beta-3 produces the protein MVQVRCCWSVCVEVPSDTEALHGTNMKLTCISCMRREDVNTDTMVEWTYITDDGQEISIYEYNGEPRELKGPYQGRILWNGSKDLQDVSITIVNVTLNDSGLYRCTIKRHFNYEIHRPSVTEVKEVQLTVHEDALEDFTSYISGIMMYLLLVFLTLWLVIEMIYCYRKILKSEEAAQENAADYLAISSGIKENHSTIPVDE, from the exons TGCGCTGTTGCTGGTCAGTCTGTGTTGAGGTTCCTTCAGACACCGAAGCCCTACATGGAACCAACATGAAACTCACGTGCATTTCCTGCATGAGGAGAGAAGACGTGAATACAGACACCATGGTTGAATGGACCTATATCACCGATGATGGGCAAGAGATATCA ATTTATGAGTACAACGGAGAACCACGGGAGCTAAAAGGACCTTATCAGGGCAGAATTCTGTGGAATGGAAGTAAAGATCTGCAAGATGTGTCCATAACCATAGTGAATGTTACACTTAACGACAGCGGTCTGTACCGGTGCACGATCAAGCGGCATTTTAATTATGAGATACACAGACCTTCTGTGACAGAGGTGAAAGAGGTGCAGCTAACGGTGCATGAAGACG CCCTTGAAGATTTCACTTCATACATTTCAGGAATCATGATGTACCTTCTCCTTGTTTTCCTCACTTTATGGCTTGTTATAGAAATGATATATTGCTATAGGAAGATACTGAAATCAGAAGAAGCTGCACAAGAAAATGC AGCAGACTATCTGGCGATATCATCTGGAATCAAAGAGAACCACTCAACAATTCCTGTGGACGAATAG